One stretch of Candidatus Sulfotelmatobacter sp. DNA includes these proteins:
- a CDS encoding alpha/beta hydrolase, producing the protein MITRGGALVGLSTVVAAPLAAAAQSAAPDASAAPPDAQLRPLGIALERHPYPYPRRMLPLTVQNVDVRMAYLDLAPAGPPAGVALLLHGRNFPAGYWKPVIDAFVGRGWRVIAPDQLGFNASSHAELRYDFPLWADTTAQLLDALGVPHVDLLVGHSIGGIMATTLAARHPSRVRRLLLEDPLGLEDYRVLIPAVTDAFLYEHELHMTADGYRAFLASNYFPHWSEEYEWLVTIRREIALSADYPQWVRVYIQSYQQLHRTPIADTLRELTMPVHLIVGEFDHNAPGKAYAPEAVRGRLGHNAELARALVPTLHAGGLDVLPGVGHCPHLDAFDRFDAIARTFATA; encoded by the coding sequence ATGATCACGCGGGGCGGGGCGCTGGTCGGATTGAGCACCGTGGTCGCGGCGCCCTTGGCGGCGGCCGCGCAGAGCGCCGCGCCCGACGCGTCGGCCGCGCCGCCCGACGCGCAGCTCAGACCGCTGGGCATCGCGCTCGAACGGCATCCCTATCCGTATCCGCGGCGCATGCTCCCGCTGACGGTGCAGAACGTCGACGTCCGCATGGCCTACCTCGACCTCGCACCGGCCGGTCCGCCGGCCGGCGTCGCGTTGCTGCTGCACGGCCGCAACTTTCCCGCCGGCTACTGGAAGCCGGTGATCGACGCGTTCGTCGGCCGCGGCTGGCGCGTCATCGCTCCCGACCAGCTCGGGTTCAACGCCTCTTCGCACGCCGAGCTGCGCTACGACTTCCCGCTGTGGGCCGACACCACCGCGCAACTGCTCGACGCGCTCGGAGTGCCGCACGTCGACCTGCTCGTCGGGCACTCGATCGGCGGGATCATGGCGACGACGCTCGCGGCGCGCCATCCGTCGCGCGTGCGCCGGCTGCTGCTCGAGGATCCGCTCGGTCTGGAAGATTATCGCGTGCTGATCCCCGCGGTGACGGACGCCTTCCTGTACGAGCACGAGCTGCACATGACGGCCGACGGGTACCGCGCGTTCCTCGCGAGCAACTACTTCCCGCACTGGAGCGAGGAGTACGAGTGGCTGGTGACGATTCGGCGTGAGATCGCGCTTAGCGCCGACTACCCGCAGTGGGTGCGCGTCTACATCCAGAGCTACCAGCAGCTGCACCGCACGCCGATCGCCGACACGCTGCGCGAGCTGACGATGCCGGTGCACCTGATCGTCGGCGAGTTCGACCACAACGCGCCCGGCAAGGCGTACGCGCCCGAGGCCGTGCGCGGGCGGCTGGGCCACAACGCCGAGCTGGCCCGTGCGCTCGTCCCGACGCTCCACGCCGGCGGCCTCGACGTGCTGCCCGGCGTCGGCCACTGCCCGCACCTGGACGCCTTCGACCGCTTCGACGCGATCGCCCGGACGTTCGCGACCGCGTGA
- the rsfS gene encoding ribosome silencing factor yields the protein MRDAAEDKKAEDVTVLELGGRTIVADAFVVMTGRSAIQTRSIADAIVEKAEQAGLRPRLEGHADGGWILIDLGNVVAHVFTPDQRQFYNLERLWGRVAEARAEAQ from the coding sequence GTGCGCGACGCCGCGGAAGACAAGAAAGCCGAGGACGTCACCGTCCTCGAGCTGGGCGGCCGGACCATCGTCGCCGACGCGTTCGTCGTCATGACGGGGCGCTCGGCGATCCAGACCCGGTCGATCGCGGACGCGATCGTCGAGAAGGCGGAGCAGGCCGGGCTGCGGCCGCGGCTCGAGGGGCACGCCGACGGCGGCTGGATCCTGATCGACCTGGGGAACGTGGTCGCCCACGTCTTCACGCCCGACCAGCGCCAGTTCTACAACCTCGAACGGTTGTGGGGCCGCGTCGCCGAAGCCCGGGCGGAGGCCCAATGA
- the yqeK gene encoding bis(5'-nucleosyl)-tetraphosphatase (symmetrical) YqeK: MRADLGQRHRHAHVVRVARMAERLARAHGVDPLRARVAGLLHDLARLYPAERLLRECTERGLDVDAFERSTPIVLHARLGAELARERFGVEDPGILSAIRKHTVADAVMSPLDAVVYLADGLEPGRTFPERAALAALALADLDAAMRGTLASSLDYLRSRDLPISPHTLAAARTYGLDAALEDKTPA; encoded by the coding sequence GTGCGCGCGGACCTGGGCCAGCGGCATCGCCACGCGCACGTCGTGCGGGTGGCGCGGATGGCTGAACGGCTGGCCCGCGCACACGGCGTCGACCCGCTGCGCGCCCGAGTCGCCGGGTTGCTGCACGATCTGGCACGCCTCTATCCGGCGGAACGCCTGCTGCGCGAGTGCACGGAGCGCGGGCTGGACGTCGACGCCTTCGAGCGCTCGACGCCGATCGTGCTGCACGCGCGGCTGGGCGCCGAGCTGGCCCGCGAGCGGTTCGGGGTCGAGGACCCCGGGATACTCTCGGCGATTCGCAAACACACGGTGGCCGATGCGGTCATGAGTCCGTTGGACGCGGTCGTCTACCTCGCCGACGGGCTCGAGCCCGGCCGAACCTTCCCCGAACGGGCCGCGCTGGCCGCACTGGCGCTGGCGGACCTGGACGCGGCGATGCGCGGCACGCTGGCTTCCTCGCTGGACTACCTGCGCTCGCGCGACCTTCCCATCTCTCCCCACACGCTGGCTGCCGCCCGGACCTACGGTCTCGACGCGGCGCTGGAGGACAAGACCCCTGCCTGA
- a CDS encoding energy transducer TonB: MTAPPVESLLHVPVLALVRQYGAPRGVRSADDGTHVVFDDGPARIDAIVDDAGEVHAVDLAFPSGTTYTLTLDDGLAHRLTFGTTTADAAGDALSADAETEGGAFRVFRRGADSDAVLVFDASTQTLAHVIVGDRATLLRLGYVRTQLPEGPVFPFRAPVLRHTTLVDLGGTRATVLRLDVDRLGVVRDARVLIPSGDAAFDERAARSALHDTYAPATLSDRPIGATVLRELHH; the protein is encoded by the coding sequence GTGACCGCACCCCCGGTCGAGTCACTGCTGCACGTGCCGGTCCTCGCGCTGGTGCGGCAGTACGGCGCGCCGCGCGGCGTGCGTTCGGCCGACGACGGCACGCACGTCGTCTTCGACGACGGTCCCGCGCGCATCGACGCGATCGTCGACGACGCGGGCGAGGTGCACGCGGTCGACCTGGCGTTTCCGTCCGGCACGACGTACACGCTCACGCTCGACGACGGTCTCGCGCACCGGCTGACCTTCGGCACGACGACCGCCGACGCGGCGGGCGACGCGCTCTCGGCCGACGCCGAGACCGAAGGCGGCGCGTTCCGCGTCTTTCGCCGCGGGGCCGACTCCGACGCGGTGCTGGTGTTCGACGCGAGCACGCAAACGCTCGCGCACGTGATCGTCGGCGATCGCGCCACGCTCTTGCGGCTCGGCTACGTGCGCACGCAGCTGCCGGAAGGTCCGGTCTTTCCGTTCCGCGCGCCGGTGCTGCGGCACACCACGCTGGTCGACCTCGGCGGTACGCGCGCCACCGTGCTGCGGCTCGACGTCGACCGGCTCGGCGTCGTGCGCGACGCGCGCGTGCTGATCCCGAGCGGCGACGCCGCGTTCGACGAACGCGCCGCGCGCAGCGCGCTGCACGACACGTACGCACCGGCGACGCTCTCCGACCGGCCGATCGGCGCAACGGTCTTGCGGGAGCTGCACCACTGA
- a CDS encoding MFS transporter — MAAAAPNPAAGKYPIAAAALGLMLAGTFMPSPLYELYRREWGLTPGDISLVFAIYAASLIPSLLFLGGVSDTFGRRKTLLVALGIHACGSLVFAFATGLWWLIAARILQGLAMGIGTGTATAAIREWMDEPMRPRAGAVALIGLTVGSSLGALLGGFLGQYAPYPTTLPYLVHIVLLAACAAAVATVPSCPHLQPAAHHGLPAIDPTIRRPFFLVSTVAFVGWSALAIFASLVPTFLIKSLDLHSLLVGAFVVTGTQTGSFCAQFVGRAVSNRAALLLALVALGVGIWMLLLGVPTHLYVLVASATLVVGLGNGLGYLAGLNVVNAIAPAAHRAEVISAYFVAGYLGFSIPALLVGIAANVVGLYASITGAAVVLGLIAIVAMVVTQDRNLQAAPAKT, encoded by the coding sequence ATGGCCGCCGCCGCTCCGAATCCCGCCGCCGGGAAGTATCCCATCGCCGCCGCCGCGCTGGGGCTGATGCTGGCGGGGACGTTCATGCCCTCGCCGCTCTACGAGCTGTATCGCCGCGAGTGGGGACTGACGCCGGGCGACATCAGCTTGGTGTTCGCGATCTACGCCGCCTCGCTGATCCCCTCGCTGCTCTTCCTGGGCGGCGTGTCCGACACGTTCGGGCGGCGCAAGACGCTGCTGGTCGCGCTCGGCATCCACGCGTGCGGCTCGCTGGTGTTCGCGTTCGCCACGGGCCTGTGGTGGCTGATCGCCGCGCGCATCCTGCAAGGGCTGGCGATGGGGATCGGGACCGGTACCGCGACGGCGGCGATTCGCGAGTGGATGGACGAGCCGATGCGTCCGCGCGCCGGCGCGGTCGCGCTGATCGGGCTGACCGTCGGTTCGTCGCTGGGCGCGCTGCTCGGCGGTTTCCTCGGCCAGTACGCGCCCTATCCGACGACGCTGCCGTATCTGGTGCACATCGTGCTGCTCGCCGCGTGCGCGGCGGCCGTGGCGACCGTGCCGTCGTGTCCGCACTTGCAACCGGCGGCCCATCACGGCCTCCCGGCGATCGACCCGACGATCCGGCGGCCGTTCTTCTTGGTCTCGACGGTCGCGTTCGTCGGCTGGTCGGCGCTGGCGATCTTCGCCTCGCTGGTGCCGACCTTCCTGATCAAGTCGCTCGATCTGCACTCGCTCTTGGTCGGGGCGTTCGTCGTCACGGGAACGCAGACGGGCAGCTTCTGCGCGCAATTCGTCGGCCGCGCGGTCTCGAACCGCGCCGCGCTGCTGCTCGCGCTGGTGGCCCTGGGCGTCGGCATCTGGATGCTGCTGCTGGGCGTGCCGACGCACCTGTACGTGCTGGTCGCGTCGGCGACGCTGGTCGTCGGGCTCGGCAACGGTCTGGGCTACTTGGCGGGTCTCAACGTCGTCAACGCGATCGCGCCGGCGGCGCATCGCGCCGAGGTGATCTCTGCCTACTTCGTCGCGGGTTATCTCGGCTTCAGCATCCCCGCGCTGCTCGTCGGGATCGCTGCGAACGTCGTCGGCCTGTACGCGTCGATCACCGGCGCCGCCGTCGTGCTCGGACTCATCGCGATCGTCGCGATGGTCGTGACGCAGGATCGCAACCTGCAAGCGGCACCCGCCAAGACGTAG
- a CDS encoding alpha/beta hydrolase, with product MTGATATTFVEANGGRFEVETCGEGDRLALCLHGFPEHAISWRHQAPLLASLGYRVWMPNQRGYGNSARPAATSAYAMEHLLADVAGLIDASGARSVTLLGHDWGAMVAWVFAIRQVRPLERLVIMNVPHPATFRAALRTSWRQKLRSSYVSFFHLPWLPESLLGLDRAEPIAQTFLLSSCDRSRFPRDVLEVYKRNAARPGALHAMLAWYRANVGGGGLAAQLRAGVPIVEVPTLVLWGTADVALGVETIAGLDRYVRDLTVRYLPGVSHWVQQEAPEAVNEKLAAFARGEPVP from the coding sequence GTGACCGGCGCGACGGCGACGACCTTCGTCGAAGCGAACGGCGGCCGCTTCGAGGTCGAGACGTGCGGTGAGGGCGACCGTTTGGCGCTCTGCCTGCACGGCTTTCCCGAGCACGCGATCTCGTGGCGCCATCAAGCGCCGCTGCTCGCGTCGCTCGGCTATCGCGTCTGGATGCCGAACCAGCGCGGCTACGGCAACTCGGCGCGCCCGGCCGCGACCAGCGCCTACGCCATGGAACACTTGCTGGCCGACGTCGCCGGCTTGATCGACGCGTCGGGCGCGCGCAGCGTGACGCTGCTGGGCCACGATTGGGGCGCGATGGTGGCCTGGGTGTTCGCGATCCGTCAGGTGCGCCCGCTCGAGCGTCTGGTCATCATGAACGTCCCCCACCCGGCGACGTTCCGCGCCGCGCTGCGCACGAGCTGGCGGCAGAAGCTGCGCTCGTCGTACGTCAGCTTCTTTCATCTGCCGTGGCTGCCGGAGTCTCTGCTCGGCCTCGATCGCGCCGAGCCGATCGCGCAGACGTTCTTGTTGTCGTCGTGCGACCGCAGCCGCTTTCCGCGCGACGTGCTCGAGGTCTACAAGCGCAACGCCGCGCGGCCGGGGGCGTTGCACGCGATGCTGGCGTGGTATCGCGCCAACGTCGGCGGCGGCGGGCTGGCGGCGCAGCTGCGCGCCGGCGTGCCGATCGTCGAGGTGCCGACGCTGGTGCTGTGGGGAACGGCCGACGTCGCGCTGGGCGTCGAGACGATCGCGGGCCTGGACCGCTACGTGCGCGACCTGACGGTGCGTTATCTCCCCGGCGTCTCGCACTGGGTGCAGCAAGAAGCACCCGAGGCCGTCAACGAAAAGCTCGCCGCGTTTGCGCGCGGCGAGCCCGTTCCGTAA
- the tsaE gene encoding tRNA (adenosine(37)-N6)-threonylcarbamoyltransferase complex ATPase subunit type 1 TsaE produces the protein MLTERKNVLDGHAALDAFARSLAATLGPGDVVLLRGPLGAGKTTLVRALVRALHGDDEAVTSPTFVFRQTYPGTPTVEHLDLYRLADPGELNDLGLDEAFRADALVLVEWPERAEDWLPARHVTVSIAGAGAGPRTVSVRR, from the coding sequence ATTCTGACTGAACGAAAGAACGTCCTCGACGGACACGCTGCGCTGGACGCTTTTGCTCGCTCGCTGGCGGCCACGCTCGGCCCCGGCGACGTCGTGCTGTTGCGCGGCCCGCTGGGTGCCGGCAAGACGACGCTGGTGCGCGCGCTGGTCCGTGCGCTGCACGGCGACGACGAAGCGGTCACCAGCCCGACGTTCGTCTTTCGCCAGACCTACCCCGGAACGCCGACCGTCGAGCACCTCGACCTGTACCGCCTCGCCGACCCCGGCGAGCTGAACGACCTCGGTCTGGACGAGGCGTTCCGGGCCGACGCCCTGGTGCTGGTCGAATGGCCGGAGCGCGCCGAGGACTGGCTGCCGGCCCGGCACGTCACGGTCTCGATCGCGGGCGCGGGCGCGGGTCCGCGCACCGTCAGCGTGCGCCGGTGA
- a CDS encoding TPM domain-containing protein, producing MKPLAAVAALLVTLATTALPAFARTSYVIDDAHLLSQSAIADINQQVGTFNAQTGKEVLVVTTPSLDGVSPNDALERSFAQQQVNGVEIFIAKDEKQIRIAGDTASHQFFPSFQPIYQAMRPYFTQGDYDQGVETGVALILNTYRGHTSSLHRAQAPVVYRAPSGTVVHSSTGGFHLGFIAWIVILAVIFFVIRGIFRAMAGPRTYGPGPGGPGYGGPGYGGGPGYGGPGYGGPGYGGYGGYGGGGFWSGLLGGLGGAFLGNELFGNRGNTIIEQPGNIAGVGDPAYGGDASGWQSDPGQIDTSNTGGGGWGGDAGGGGGDFGGGGWGGGGDFGGGGGGDSGGGW from the coding sequence ATGAAACCGCTCGCGGCAGTAGCCGCCCTGCTCGTCACCCTGGCCACGACCGCGCTGCCGGCGTTCGCGCGTACGAGCTACGTGATCGACGACGCGCACCTGCTCTCGCAGAGCGCGATCGCCGACATCAACCAGCAAGTCGGCACGTTCAACGCGCAGACCGGCAAGGAAGTCCTCGTCGTCACGACGCCCTCGCTCGACGGCGTCAGCCCGAACGACGCGCTCGAACGCAGCTTCGCGCAGCAGCAGGTCAACGGCGTCGAGATCTTCATCGCCAAGGACGAGAAGCAGATCCGCATCGCGGGCGACACCGCGTCGCACCAGTTCTTTCCGTCGTTTCAACCGATCTACCAGGCGATGCGGCCCTACTTCACGCAGGGCGACTACGATCAAGGCGTCGAGACGGGCGTCGCGCTGATTCTCAACACCTATCGCGGCCACACCTCGTCGCTGCACCGCGCGCAGGCACCGGTCGTGTACCGCGCTCCGTCGGGCACCGTGGTGCACAGCAGCACAGGAGGGTTCCATTTGGGCTTCATCGCGTGGATCGTCATCCTGGCGGTCATCTTCTTCGTGATTCGCGGCATCTTCCGCGCGATGGCGGGGCCGCGCACGTACGGCCCCGGACCCGGTGGTCCGGGGTACGGCGGTCCCGGCTACGGCGGCGGACCGGGCTACGGCGGACCGGGCTACGGCGGGCCCGGCTACGGCGGCTATGGCGGCTACGGCGGCGGCGGCTTCTGGAGCGGGCTGCTCGGGGGACTCGGCGGCGCGTTCCTGGGCAACGAGCTGTTCGGCAACCGCGGCAACACGATCATCGAACAGCCCGGCAACATCGCGGGCGTCGGCGATCCCGCCTACGGCGGCGACGCGAGCGGCTGGCAGAGCGATCCGGGCCAGATCGACACCTCGAACACCGGCGGCGGCGGCTGGGGCGGTGACGCCGGTGGCGGCGGCGGCGACTTCGGCGGCGGCGGCTGGGGCGGTGGCGGCGATTTCGGCGGCGGCGGCGGAGGCGACTCCGGCGGCGGCTGGTAA
- the tsaB gene encoding tRNA (adenosine(37)-N6)-threonylcarbamoyltransferase complex dimerization subunit type 1 TsaB yields MTILGLDAALGGFSAALLQGEASTSVATGRQDALETGIAELTALLTAAGLGLRDLDRIAVGVGPGSFTGLRIAIAYAKSLAYAARVPLVGISSYDALEPDDADEPVLTVVHGRRGIICARLRAAGESRTACGPIAEVLDRLLASPPGPLQVAGRTEDVLAQIAERGWTVRVLPPRADVPALAIALLARHRVPSPTPHALAPDYGESPAVTLNAGPRGESRHDPHVAGPARTGAPRERVGGAEPGAERR; encoded by the coding sequence GTGACGATTCTCGGCCTGGACGCCGCGCTGGGCGGCTTCTCCGCCGCCCTGCTGCAAGGCGAGGCGTCGACCTCCGTGGCGACGGGCCGCCAAGACGCCCTCGAGACGGGCATCGCCGAGCTGACCGCCCTGCTCACCGCCGCCGGCCTGGGCTTGCGAGACCTCGACCGGATCGCGGTCGGGGTCGGCCCTGGCTCGTTCACCGGCCTGCGGATCGCGATCGCGTACGCGAAGTCGCTGGCCTATGCCGCGCGGGTCCCGCTGGTCGGGATCTCCTCGTACGACGCGCTCGAACCGGACGACGCGGACGAACCGGTGCTGACCGTCGTGCACGGCCGGCGCGGCATCATCTGCGCCCGGTTGCGCGCCGCCGGGGAGAGCCGGACCGCGTGCGGCCCCATCGCCGAGGTCCTCGACCGCCTGCTCGCTTCACCGCCCGGGCCGCTACAGGTGGCCGGCCGGACGGAGGACGTGCTCGCGCAGATCGCCGAACGCGGGTGGACCGTGCGCGTGCTGCCGCCTCGAGCGGACGTCCCCGCCCTCGCCATCGCGCTCCTCGCCCGCCACCGCGTCCCGAGCCCAACCCCCCATGCGCTCGCCCCCGACTACGGCGAGAGCCCAGCGGTCACGTTGAATGCGGGCCCCCGCGGGGAATCGCGCCACGATCCCCACGTCGCCGGGCCCGCGCGCACGGGGGCCCCACGCGAACGCGTGGGGGGCGCGGAGCCCGGGGCGGAGCGCCGTTGA
- a CDS encoding ComEA family DNA-binding protein has protein sequence MRTFVFVALALVAAVVLFRPAARAPAQPAWSSVTIAPEPVESGAPRRHPRARRAARLPADAGALAYVAGSVVRPGVYPVPPGARVRDLLAAAGGTRADADLVAVNLAAHVEDGDEVVVPKLGEVVPRRTRRTHGPRRAHAHAHPRRGRRAERRGREVPASPVDLNRADAEQLAAVPGIGPALAERIVAFRAANGPFGSTDELLDVEGVTDKRLDAAMPYLALR, from the coding sequence GTGCGTACGTTCGTGTTCGTCGCGTTGGCGTTGGTGGCCGCGGTGGTGCTGTTTCGCCCGGCCGCGCGGGCGCCGGCACAGCCGGCGTGGTCGTCGGTGACGATCGCGCCGGAGCCGGTCGAGAGCGGGGCGCCGCGGCGGCATCCGCGCGCGCGACGCGCCGCGCGCTTGCCGGCGGACGCCGGTGCGCTGGCGTACGTCGCCGGCTCGGTGGTCCGCCCCGGCGTCTATCCGGTCCCGCCGGGCGCGCGCGTGCGCGACCTGCTCGCCGCCGCCGGCGGCACGCGCGCCGACGCCGACTTGGTCGCGGTGAACTTGGCGGCGCACGTCGAGGACGGCGACGAGGTCGTCGTCCCGAAGCTCGGCGAGGTCGTCCCACGCCGCACGCGCCGGACGCACGGTCCGCGCCGCGCGCACGCGCACGCCCACCCGCGGCGGGGCCGGCGCGCGGAGCGCAGAGGGCGTGAGGTGCCGGCGAGCCCGGTGGATCTCAATCGCGCCGACGCCGAGCAGCTGGCCGCGGTTCCCGGTATCGGCCCGGCGTTGGCCGAGCGGATCGTCGCGTTTCGCGCCGCCAACGGCCCGTTCGGCTCGACCGACGAGCTGCTCGACGTCGAAGGCGTGACCGACAAGCGGCTCGACGCGGCCATGCCGTATCTCGCCCTACGGTGA
- the rimI gene encoding ribosomal protein S18-alanine N-acetyltransferase, which produces MKAQLDRPDAGGEGPRRMVIEPMTVNDLPAVLRIEALSFSTTWPANAFANEIRDNKLAHYFVGRLDGKTVAYGGIWVILEDSHVTTIAVDPDRRGFKLGEEMLLRLLDEAIAQGASWITLEVRATNDAAQRLYRKYGFTVVSTRRGYYSDNGEDALVMWAGNLKGELYAARLRALRAALDAEMRRRP; this is translated from the coding sequence ATGAAGGCACAGCTCGATCGTCCCGATGCGGGAGGCGAGGGGCCGCGGCGCATGGTCATCGAGCCGATGACGGTCAACGATCTGCCGGCGGTGCTGCGAATCGAAGCGCTGTCGTTCTCGACGACGTGGCCGGCGAACGCGTTCGCCAACGAGATTCGCGACAACAAGCTCGCGCACTATTTCGTCGGGCGGCTCGACGGCAAGACCGTCGCCTACGGCGGGATCTGGGTGATCCTCGAAGACTCGCACGTCACCACCATCGCGGTCGACCCCGACCGGCGCGGATTCAAGCTGGGCGAGGAGATGCTCCTGCGCCTGCTCGACGAGGCGATCGCGCAAGGTGCCTCGTGGATCACGCTCGAGGTGCGCGCGACGAACGACGCCGCGCAACGGCTGTATCGCAAGTACGGGTTCACGGTCGTCTCGACGCGCCGCGGCTACTACAGCGACAACGGCGAGGACGCGCTGGTGATGTGGGCCGGCAACCTCAAGGGCGAGCTGTACGCGGCGCGGCTGCGCGCGCTGCGCGCCGCGCTGGACGCGGAGATGCGGCGCCGGCCGTGA